The following are from one region of the Bacteroidota bacterium genome:
- a CDS encoding VWA domain-containing protein: protein MLKKLFFRSFLLALAVICLNGNTAHAQQRAANPQPLTRILFVFDASFSMYGTWQTGRKMDIAKSLLSKFLDSLRTVQNIEIGLRCYGHQYSLQPQRNCEDTRLEVPIAKPAVAVPQMKQKLEGIVPRGTTPIAYTLEKCGADFPKDGKTTRNIIILITDGIEECNGDPCAISLALQSQGITLKPFVIGVGLNGNYESLACIGRFYDVSTEQTFTNVLNIVVSQALNNTTCQVNLLDQANRPSETDVAMTFYDQQTGVIRYSYMHTMNNRGLPDTVILDPLSTYKLVVHTIPQVVKENITITPGKHNVIAVDAPQGYLNLQMAGVSNYDRLPCIVRKAGQMQTINVQEFGRLEKYIVGKYDLEILSTPRIYMYNVDVGQSKTTLIQIPQAGMLTVFKPSEGPGQLFVEEKNELKFVCNLNSKQMNESIVLQPGNYRIVFRPLNSRETIYTIERRFKVEPGGQITVKLF, encoded by the coding sequence ATGCTAAAAAAACTCTTTTTCCGCTCCTTTCTGCTTGCACTGGCTGTAATTTGCCTGAATGGCAATACAGCACATGCACAACAACGCGCCGCAAACCCGCAGCCGCTTACGCGCATTCTGTTTGTGTTTGATGCCTCGTTCAGCATGTACGGCACCTGGCAAACCGGGCGTAAAATGGATATTGCCAAAAGCCTGCTTTCCAAGTTTCTCGACAGCCTGCGCACCGTGCAGAATATCGAAATCGGACTGCGTTGCTACGGCCACCAGTACAGCCTGCAGCCCCAGCGAAACTGCGAAGACACCCGCCTTGAAGTGCCCATTGCCAAACCGGCCGTTGCTGTGCCGCAAATGAAGCAGAAACTCGAAGGCATTGTACCACGCGGCACCACACCTATTGCCTACACCCTCGAAAAATGCGGGGCCGACTTCCCGAAAGACGGCAAAACTACACGCAACATCATCATTCTTATTACCGACGGCATCGAAGAATGCAACGGCGACCCCTGCGCCATTTCGCTTGCGCTGCAGTCGCAGGGCATTACACTAAAACCGTTTGTAATTGGCGTGGGGCTTAACGGCAACTACGAATCGCTGGCCTGCATCGGCCGCTTTTACGATGTATCCACCGAGCAAACATTTACCAACGTGCTCAACATTGTGGTTTCGCAGGCGCTCAACAACACCACCTGCCAGGTAAACCTGCTCGATCAGGCCAACCGCCCCAGCGAAACCGATGTGGCCATGACCTTTTACGACCAGCAAACCGGTGTAATCCGCTACAGCTACATGCACACCATGAACAACCGCGGCCTTCCCGATACGGTTATTCTCGACCCGCTGAGTACCTATAAATTAGTGGTACACACCATTCCGCAGGTGGTAAAAGAAAATATTACCATTACTCCCGGAAAACATAACGTAATTGCAGTTGACGCCCCTCAGGGCTACCTGAATCTGCAAATGGCCGGCGTAAGTAACTACGACCGCCTGCCCTGTATTGTGCGCAAAGCCGGGCAGATGCAAACCATTAATGTGCAGGAATTCGGGCGGCTCGAAAAGTATATTGTAGGAAAATACGATCTGGAAATACTCTCCACACCACGTATTTATATGTACAATGTGGATGTGGGGCAGAGTAAAACCACGCTTATTCAGATTCCGCAAGCCGGTATGCTTACGGTATTTAAACCCTCGGAAGGGCCGGGACAATTGTTTGTGGAGGAGAAAAACGAGCTGAAGTTTGTGTGCAACCTCAACAGCAAACAAATGAACGAAAGCATCGTGCTTCAGCCGGGCAACTACCGCATTGTATTTCGTCCGCTCAACTCGCGCGAAACCATTTATACCATTGAACGCCGGTTTAAAGTAGAGCCGGGCGGGCAGATTACCGTAAAACTCTTTTGA
- a CDS encoding transketolase family protein — MEHTYTFSEKKDTRSGFGAGLLELGRKNPEVVALCADLTGSLKMDAFQKEFPERFFQTGIAEANMMGMAAGLTIGGKIPFTGTFANFSTGRVYDQIRQSIAYSGKNVKICASHAGLTLGEDGATHQILEDIGLMKMLPGMVVINPCDFNQTKAATMAIADYDGPVYLRFGRPTVPNFTPADQKFEIGKALHLVSGTDVSIFATGHLVWKALEAQLILHAKGISAEIINIHTIKPLDEEAVLSSVRKTRCAVSAEEHQRHGGLGDSIAQLLARTTPTPLEYVAVNDSFGESGTPDELMLKYGLGTNDIVEAALRAVSRKNA, encoded by the coding sequence ATGGAACACACCTACACCTTCAGCGAAAAGAAAGACACCCGCTCCGGATTCGGTGCCGGCTTGCTTGAACTGGGCCGCAAAAACCCGGAAGTGGTGGCACTTTGCGCAGACCTTACAGGCTCATTGAAAATGGATGCGTTTCAGAAAGAGTTTCCCGAACGCTTTTTCCAAACCGGTATTGCCGAAGCAAACATGATGGGCATGGCTGCCGGCCTGACCATTGGCGGTAAAATTCCGTTTACCGGTACGTTTGCCAACTTCTCAACCGGCCGTGTGTACGACCAGATCCGCCAGTCGATTGCCTATTCCGGTAAAAACGTGAAAATATGCGCCTCGCACGCCGGTTTAACGCTTGGCGAAGACGGCGCCACACACCAGATTCTGGAAGACATCGGCCTGATGAAAATGCTGCCGGGTATGGTGGTTATCAATCCATGCGATTTTAACCAGACCAAAGCCGCTACCATGGCCATTGCCGACTACGACGGGCCGGTTTATCTGCGTTTTGGCCGCCCCACAGTACCCAATTTCACTCCGGCCGACCAGAAATTTGAAATTGGTAAGGCGCTGCACCTGGTAAGCGGCACCGACGTAAGTATCTTTGCCACAGGCCATTTAGTATGGAAGGCGCTCGAAGCGCAGCTAATTTTACACGCCAAAGGCATCAGTGCCGAAATAATCAATATTCACACGATTAAACCTTTGGATGAAGAAGCAGTCTTATCTTCAGTTCGGAAAACCCGGTGCGCCGTTTCGGCGGAGGAACACCAGCGGCACGGAGGACTTGGCGACAGCATAGCACAATTGCTTGCCCGTACCACCCCCACCCCGCTGGAATACGTGGCAGTGAACGATTCGTTTGGCGAAAGCGGAACACCTGATGAGCTGATGCTCAAATACGGTCTCGGCACAAACGACATTGTGGAAGCCGCACTCCGCGCTGTGAGCCGCAAAAACGCCTGA
- a CDS encoding sigma-70 family RNA polymerase sigma factor, protein MNDLSDIQLLQQFRQAPADAGGAALRQQIFKVLVVRYQKKLYWHIRRMLVDHDDTDDVLQNTFIKVWRALDGFKEDAQLYTWLYRIATNETLSFIRQRKADLQVRYGDVEHSIESKLQDDNFFRGDEIQKKLQLAIQTLPEKQRLVFNMKYFEEMRYEDMSAVLDTSVGALKASYHHAVKKIEAYIRNTSQAMS, encoded by the coding sequence ATGAACGACCTCAGCGATATACAACTCTTGCAGCAGTTCAGGCAGGCTCCGGCCGATGCCGGGGGAGCCGCACTGCGCCAGCAGATATTTAAAGTGCTGGTGGTGCGCTACCAGAAAAAGCTGTACTGGCACATCCGCCGCATGCTGGTGGATCATGATGATACGGACGATGTGCTGCAGAACACGTTCATTAAAGTGTGGCGCGCACTCGACGGATTTAAGGAAGATGCGCAGCTCTACACCTGGCTCTACCGCATTGCCACAAACGAAACGCTAAGCTTCATACGCCAGCGCAAAGCCGATTTACAGGTACGCTACGGCGATGTGGAACATTCGATTGAAAGCAAATTACAGGATGATAATTTCTTTCGCGGCGATGAAATACAGAAAAAACTTCAACTCGCCATTCAAACACTTCCCGAAAAACAACGGCTGGTGTTTAATATGAAATACTTTGAAGAGATGCGGTATGAAGATATGTCGGCTGTACTCGATACTTCGGTAGGCGCGTTGAAAGCGTCATACCATCATGCCGTGAAAAAAATTGAAGCCTATATCCGAAACACCAGTCAGGCCATGTCCTGA
- a CDS encoding T9SS type A sorting domain-containing protein: MKFCFFSCFALLIQPLFAQQPVVSWAKQNGSGDFERAAVVTADAQGNVYSCGKFESTVDFNPAPGSGNNIYNLASQGGTDGYVQKLDAAGNFVWALQIGGSGGDEVNGMCIDAAGNIIVTGFFTGVIDMDPGAATVMLGSSPTWVSDVFVASFSPQGQLNWAKALSGPALESAMSVCPGSNGQSVIAGSFENTVDFDPGPAVNALTAAGSSDAFVVVLNSMGNFVWAKTFGGSGFDQVNAVRSDAQGQIVAAGQFEDSVDFDPGAGTYYQTSAGRIDGFVLQLASNGAFNWAAALGGPEKDYVNDVAADAWGNVYLTGKIIGSADVDPGSGVYTLNDSLLSGGCMVVKLNESGSFAWGYLLANSAPVDGMAIEMGLDGALYLALNFFDTLDADPSAAVANYIQNGSSVAADFLVLRNDTAGQFNWAFSIGGIYDDFAEDIYINQLGVVYVTGQFTGSTDFDYSQNNLVLTSAWQNSDVFVARYDQSGVGIPPGNTLLSGIKVYPNPFYSTLMLDLSGFSGNVLLEFTDMCGRTVNTAQLTALPQTQYTLDLPAGVYMLRVSDAQGKTAVERVLKQ, encoded by the coding sequence ATGAAATTCTGTTTCTTTAGTTGTTTCGCATTACTAATTCAACCCTTATTTGCGCAACAACCCGTTGTAAGCTGGGCAAAGCAAAATGGCTCCGGCGATTTTGAGCGCGCTGCTGTGGTAACTGCCGATGCACAGGGAAATGTGTACTCATGCGGAAAGTTTGAGAGTACGGTTGATTTCAATCCGGCACCGGGTTCGGGAAACAACATTTACAACCTTGCCTCACAGGGAGGAACTGATGGGTATGTGCAGAAACTGGATGCTGCGGGTAATTTTGTGTGGGCTTTGCAAATTGGTGGTTCTGGCGGCGATGAAGTGAACGGGATGTGCATAGATGCAGCAGGGAATATTATTGTAACCGGATTTTTTACAGGAGTAATTGATATGGATCCGGGAGCAGCAACGGTTATGCTGGGCTCTTCGCCTACATGGGTTTCTGATGTGTTTGTAGCCAGTTTTTCGCCGCAAGGACAGTTAAACTGGGCAAAGGCACTCAGCGGTCCGGCATTGGAAAGTGCAATGAGTGTGTGCCCCGGAAGCAACGGACAGTCTGTAATTGCCGGTTCGTTTGAGAATACGGTTGATTTTGATCCGGGCCCGGCGGTAAATGCGCTCACGGCTGCTGGCAGCAGCGATGCGTTTGTGGTAGTGCTTAACAGCATGGGTAATTTTGTGTGGGCCAAAACCTTTGGCGGCAGCGGATTCGATCAGGTAAATGCGGTGCGCAGCGATGCGCAGGGACAGATTGTGGCTGCCGGACAGTTTGAAGACAGTGTGGATTTTGATCCGGGCGCAGGTACATATTATCAAACCAGTGCTGGCCGCATTGATGGTTTTGTGCTGCAGCTTGCTTCAAACGGCGCATTTAACTGGGCCGCTGCGCTTGGCGGACCGGAAAAAGACTATGTAAACGATGTGGCCGCTGATGCCTGGGGCAATGTATATCTCACCGGCAAAATTATTGGCAGCGCCGATGTGGATCCCGGCTCCGGCGTATATACACTCAACGACAGTCTGCTTTCGGGTGGCTGCATGGTGGTTAAACTCAACGAAAGCGGCAGTTTTGCCTGGGGCTATCTGCTTGCCAATTCGGCTCCGGTTGATGGAATGGCCATTGAGATGGGCCTCGACGGCGCACTTTATCTAGCCCTGAATTTCTTTGATACGCTTGATGCCGATCCGTCGGCAGCCGTGGCCAATTACATACAAAACGGCTCATCCGTTGCAGCCGATTTTCTGGTGCTGCGCAATGATACAGCCGGTCAGTTCAACTGGGCATTTTCCATTGGCGGGATTTACGATGATTTTGCGGAGGATATTTACATTAACCAGCTTGGTGTGGTGTATGTAACCGGTCAGTTCACCGGATCAACTGATTTTGATTATTCGCAGAATAATCTGGTGCTTACTTCGGCGTGGCAAAACAGCGATGTGTTTGTAGCACGCTATGATCAATCGGGTGTAGGAATTCCGCCGGGAAATACATTGCTTTCAGGAATAAAGGTATATCCCAATCCGTTTTACAGCACGCTGATGCTTGATCTGAGCGGTTTTTCGGGAAATGTACTACTTGAATTTACCGATATGTGCGGACGAACAGTAAATACAGCACAACTTACGGCATTGCCGCAAACACAATACACTCTTGATTTGCCCGCTGGTGTTTACATGCTTCGTGTTAGTGATGCACAGGGCAAAACAGCTGTTGAGCGGGTATTGAAACAGTAA
- a CDS encoding tRNA glutamyl-Q synthetase has product MPTRTRIAPTPSGFLHSGNEYSFTLTAAWAKELGAEILLRIDDLDDVRKRPEYVADIFHTLHRLQISWQLGPQTPDEFEKHWSQRLRTAYYNNALDALSSIPGLIYACTCSRRTLSCNGGECSCHQQNMPLSTPDAAWRVNVPPHTIIRFNDEKRGAVEIDLHAAAGNFVVRRRDGIAAYQIASLVDDTLFEITHIVRGEDLLPSTAAQLFLAQHLGYESFLQTRFLHHDLITDEQGNKLSKSNQHHL; this is encoded by the coding sequence ATGCCCACACGCACACGCATAGCACCTACACCAAGCGGCTTTTTACACAGCGGCAACGAATATTCGTTTACGCTCACTGCTGCGTGGGCAAAAGAGCTGGGCGCCGAAATTTTGCTGCGCATTGATGATCTCGACGATGTGCGTAAGCGGCCGGAATATGTGGCCGATATTTTCCACACGTTGCATCGCCTTCAGATAAGCTGGCAGCTGGGCCCGCAAACGCCCGATGAATTTGAAAAGCATTGGTCGCAGCGTTTGCGCACCGCGTACTACAACAATGCGCTTGACGCGTTGAGCAGCATCCCCGGCCTGATTTATGCCTGCACCTGCTCGCGGCGTACACTCAGCTGCAACGGAGGCGAATGCAGCTGCCACCAGCAAAATATGCCGCTTTCCACGCCCGATGCAGCCTGGCGTGTAAATGTGCCGCCGCACACCATTATCCGCTTCAACGATGAGAAACGCGGTGCGGTGGAAATTGACCTGCACGCCGCAGCCGGAAACTTTGTGGTGCGCCGCCGCGATGGCATTGCAGCCTACCAGATTGCCTCGCTGGTTGATGATACACTTTTTGAGATCACGCACATTGTGCGCGGAGAAGATTTACTGCCTTCCACAGCCGCACAGCTTTTTTTGGCCCAACATTTAGGCTACGAAAGTTTTCTGCAAACCCGCTTTCTGCATCACGATCTGATTACAGACGAACAGGGAAATAAATTGTCGAAATCAAATCAGCACCACCTTTAA
- a CDS encoding B12-binding domain-containing radical SAM protein: MKKTVVLYNPDAVYYTMPLALLAIGSYLDAKKYEVVIIDGRLEKDPFPKIAEALGRNGVCFATTVLTGRPIKDALKYSQAVKKAFPQIPVVWGGWHPSLFPDQTLNASCVDAVVIGQGEIPFAALVDAYASDKTPEGIKGVSYKLSDGRIIHNEAQPMQDINTFPAFNYNLIDVPAYMKLSGRKQLDYISSQGCRFRCTFCADPFMYKRGWYGFDPKRMGDEIEALWKQYQFEHIHFQDETFFTNTKRVKAVAEEFIARKLPVSWFGTMRADQGVRLDDEVWKLCKQSGLEKVMIGMEAGTQDMLNWMKKDIKIEHVFEAAEKCIKYDIAINFSIIVGFPGESEESISATLDMVKRLKKMSPKFHMGIFYFKPYPGNPIADELRSKGYTFSDSLEAWSNFDYVDSGKSEWISAEKIREIENFKFYQHIGWHRRVPGVVQRIARWRLERSNYRFPVERVLKEWLVATPKMS; this comes from the coding sequence ATGAAGAAAACGGTTGTGCTATATAATCCCGATGCGGTGTATTACACCATGCCGCTTGCCTTGCTGGCCATTGGCTCGTACCTCGATGCAAAGAAGTACGAGGTGGTAATTATTGATGGCCGGCTGGAAAAAGACCCGTTTCCGAAAATAGCCGAAGCCCTTGGCCGCAATGGCGTTTGCTTTGCCACTACAGTGCTTACCGGTCGTCCCATTAAAGATGCGCTGAAGTATTCGCAGGCCGTAAAAAAGGCTTTTCCGCAAATACCGGTAGTGTGGGGCGGCTGGCATCCTTCGCTTTTTCCTGATCAGACGCTGAATGCTTCCTGCGTGGATGCTGTGGTTATCGGGCAGGGTGAAATACCGTTTGCTGCGCTGGTTGATGCCTACGCTTCAGACAAAACGCCCGAAGGCATTAAGGGCGTAAGCTATAAATTGTCTGATGGCCGCATCATTCATAATGAGGCGCAGCCTATGCAGGACATCAACACCTTTCCCGCATTCAATTACAACCTCATTGATGTGCCTGCTTACATGAAACTAAGCGGCCGCAAACAACTCGATTATATCTCCTCGCAGGGATGCCGTTTCCGCTGCACGTTTTGTGCTGATCCGTTTATGTACAAACGCGGCTGGTATGGTTTCGATCCCAAACGAATGGGCGATGAAATTGAGGCCTTGTGGAAACAGTATCAGTTTGAGCATATCCATTTTCAGGACGAAACATTTTTCACCAACACCAAACGTGTAAAAGCAGTAGCCGAAGAGTTTATTGCCCGCAAACTTCCGGTAAGCTGGTTTGGCACCATGCGTGCCGATCAGGGCGTGCGGCTTGATGATGAGGTCTGGAAACTTTGCAAGCAATCGGGACTCGAAAAAGTAATGATCGGCATGGAAGCCGGCACGCAGGATATGCTCAACTGGATGAAAAAAGACATCAAAATTGAGCATGTATTTGAAGCGGCCGAAAAATGTATCAAATACGATATTGCCATCAATTTCAGCATCATTGTGGGTTTTCCCGGCGAGAGTGAAGAAAGTATTTCGGCCACGCTCGACATGGTGAAACGCCTCAAAAAAATGAGTCCGAAATTTCACATGGGAATTTTCTACTTCAAACCCTATCCCGGAAATCCAATTGCCGATGAGCTGCGCAGCAAGGGCTACACATTTTCAGACAGCCTCGAAGCATGGAGCAATTTCGATTATGTAGATTCGGGAAAGAGTGAGTGGATAAGTGCGGAAAAAATCCGTGAAATTGAAAACTTCAAATTCTATCAGCACATTGGCTGGCACAGACGTGTGCCGGGCGTAGTGCAGCGTATTGCCCGGTGGCGGCTCGAACGCAGCAATTATCGTTTTCCGGTAGAACGTGTGCTTAAAGAATGGCTCGTGGCCACGCCCAAAATGTCGTAA
- a CDS encoding 16S rRNA (uracil(1498)-N(3))-methyltransferase — MNQFYFPDLSGPQLQLSEEESKHAVRVLRLQAGDEVELADGRGTKARAVVADNHPKRCVLDVVSHTQHDTGRNFTLHLAVAPTKNSDRIEWLVEKATELGIDAITLLDCEHSERSSFRTERLEKIAVAAMKQSQQAWMPVISGPVRFAEFIGQIAGGTSCFIAHCVSENERTPLHKAAKAGGNVVILIGPEGDFSAAEIEAALQRGAKPVSLGNTRLRTETAAFAACAAVHFVNS; from the coding sequence ATGAATCAGTTTTATTTTCCCGACCTGAGTGGGCCTCAGCTTCAGCTTAGCGAAGAAGAATCGAAACATGCCGTGCGTGTGCTTCGTTTGCAGGCGGGCGATGAAGTGGAACTGGCCGATGGTCGGGGTACAAAAGCCCGCGCCGTGGTGGCTGATAATCATCCTAAACGCTGTGTGCTGGATGTGGTGAGCCACACACAACATGACACAGGCCGCAATTTCACCCTGCATCTGGCAGTTGCCCCCACCAAAAACAGCGACCGCATTGAGTGGCTGGTGGAAAAAGCCACCGAACTGGGCATTGATGCCATCACCCTGCTCGACTGCGAACATTCTGAACGCAGCAGCTTCCGCACCGAAAGGCTGGAAAAAATTGCCGTGGCCGCCATGAAACAATCGCAGCAGGCGTGGATGCCCGTAATCAGCGGCCCTGTTCGCTTTGCTGAGTTTATCGGGCAAATTGCAGGAGGCACATCCTGTTTCATTGCCCATTGCGTAAGTGAAAACGAACGCACTCCGCTACACAAAGCCGCTAAGGCAGGCGGCAATGTGGTTATACTCATCGGCCCGGAAGGCGATTTTTCGGCAGCCGAAATTGAAGCTGCTCTACAACGCGGTGCCAAACCCGTGAGCCTCGGCAATACCCGGCTTCGCACCGAAACGGCTGCATTTGCGGCTTGTGCAGCGGTGCATTTTGTGAATAGTTAA
- a CDS encoding energy transducer TonB has product MITRFLLCLLLITSSTATLSAQKDPEKKKRGTVTVYYPNSKQVWYTGQNKNFVKEGTWIYYSTQGKRTRIDNYKAGVLDGERKVFMDIVMISKEHYSNGKPDGTQHYFYKSGKLKSMVFFTAGNPDSAHFFNEGNFMYSRAEIYADKQVIAVRGYNYLGQLQTTEYYDRGKKTGVWKFYSDRSNDTTLKSFITYKDGKKNGFCSESGYNEKLEAWYENDTLHGPYKYYIHGNLKAEGTFKKGKLHGLNKTYLFGQSIEEINYVNGTETGVSKVYSEIDGHIYSKRYFSAKTDKRGAALVDSAFSYNRQGIKTREDIWLRQVNTANPEAEYHVYREWFDNGKLKQTARYSADWNQYIVNDYYENGKQKSVLIYANGLLNGKALFWHENGQKAMEFTAVNNEVSLIPKVWLKNGKPATNGQKEYIEIVNQFKPEDVWFHALEQEPEILETRAGDDYAQEEVYEVAEAPREPAPRINNDINPYYKAADCFPGGDSAIQAYIRQQLVYPIADEVFRNFGAVDVTIVLDENSKITKCNVSNDFSPLKSFMLREEAMRVVNSMPWKVPVKDGKPVSVAITVMVNFELPD; this is encoded by the coding sequence ATGATTACCAGATTTTTACTTTGCCTGCTGCTGATTACATCAAGTACGGCAACACTCTCCGCCCAAAAAGATCCCGAAAAGAAAAAACGCGGAACAGTTACGGTTTACTATCCAAACTCCAAACAAGTTTGGTACACCGGTCAAAACAAGAATTTCGTGAAAGAAGGAACTTGGATATATTATTCAACCCAAGGTAAAAGAACGCGTATTGATAACTACAAAGCCGGTGTGCTGGACGGTGAGCGAAAAGTTTTCATGGATATCGTAATGATTTCTAAAGAACATTACAGCAACGGAAAACCCGACGGAACGCAACACTATTTCTACAAATCGGGGAAGCTGAAAAGCATGGTGTTTTTCACTGCCGGAAATCCCGACAGCGCCCACTTTTTTAACGAGGGTAATTTTATGTACAGCAGAGCTGAAATTTATGCTGACAAACAAGTGATTGCTGTTCGTGGTTATAATTATCTCGGACAACTGCAAACAACGGAATACTACGATAGAGGAAAGAAAACCGGTGTCTGGAAATTCTATTCCGACCGCTCAAACGATACTACTTTAAAATCGTTCATCACATACAAAGACGGAAAGAAAAACGGTTTCTGCAGCGAGTCGGGTTACAACGAAAAACTCGAAGCCTGGTACGAGAACGATACATTACATGGCCCTTACAAATATTATATTCATGGAAATCTGAAAGCGGAAGGCACATTTAAAAAAGGCAAACTGCATGGACTTAACAAAACCTATTTATTTGGTCAATCGATTGAAGAAATAAATTATGTGAACGGAACTGAAACCGGTGTTTCCAAAGTCTATTCCGAAATCGACGGCCACATTTACAGTAAAAGATACTTTTCTGCAAAGACAGATAAACGCGGGGCTGCATTAGTTGATTCGGCTTTTTCATACAACCGACAAGGAATTAAAACTCGTGAAGATATTTGGCTGCGGCAAGTCAATACAGCTAATCCCGAAGCCGAATATCATGTGTATCGTGAATGGTTTGACAATGGTAAATTGAAGCAAACCGCTCGCTACTCGGCCGACTGGAATCAGTATATCGTGAACGATTATTATGAGAACGGAAAACAGAAATCGGTACTGATTTATGCAAACGGTCTGCTAAACGGGAAAGCATTGTTCTGGCATGAAAATGGTCAAAAAGCCATGGAGTTTACAGCCGTAAATAACGAAGTTAGTTTAATACCCAAAGTGTGGCTGAAGAACGGAAAGCCCGCAACGAATGGGCAAAAGGAATACATTGAAATTGTAAATCAGTTTAAACCTGAGGATGTTTGGTTTCATGCACTTGAACAAGAACCCGAGATACTCGAAACAAGAGCCGGAGATGACTATGCCCAAGAAGAAGTTTATGAGGTTGCAGAAGCTCCTCGTGAACCGGCTCCGCGCATAAACAACGATATAAACCCTTACTACAAGGCTGCCGATTGTTTCCCCGGCGGCGATTCGGCCATACAGGCTTATATTCGTCAGCAACTTGTTTATCCCATTGCAGACGAAGTGTTCAGAAACTTTGGAGCTGTTGATGTTACAATTGTACTGGATGAAAACAGCAAAATCACAAAATGCAACGTGAGCAATGATTTTTCACCACTGAAATCGTTTATGCTGCGCGAAGAAGCGATGCGAGTGGTAAACAGTATGCCCTGGAAAGTTCCTGTAAAAGACGGAAAACCGGTAAGTGTGGCTATTACCGTGATGGTGAATTTTGAGCTGCCGGATTGA